Proteins from a single region of Xenopus laevis strain J_2021 chromosome 9_10S, Xenopus_laevis_v10.1, whole genome shotgun sequence:
- the LOC108702353 gene encoding RING finger protein 112, giving the protein MDSRNQPIQLVHTDESGQLQLNESAVQTCFLDGEISDYPLCLICVIGEKRRGKSFLMNYILRALSCQENGHPLSLGEDDDPLSGFEWRHGDSSTTKGIWIWSKPFIIERNKEKMAVFVLDTEGSLDIRSPRDICLKLSALSMILSSYLIFNVNSNLKTTEMDYLEMYLDVAQYIGRSFDLLALQHLDILIRDWQDFKNCGKEDARAYIFQETEKLLNGSSYRLVSETLRGPLADCSLLPNPGRGLLVDSQGKLSDMEEDFRNLLTTYIFTLVGDIWLHKKTNRQRENVTCAQLVKILKRVVNVLQSAPYSFASPLQMYRAFENQKKIESLKKNFRTFKQSIEADSLITEQNVSPAQMETSISDKADELLQRSRQFFKGDDAQEKERLLNELESYLLEEQQEFCEAYSKRFFDFKNRKSMQDTKRRFLNFLEHKEPETRHFILNNSSPSTIQSEILVEVDQLIDIYRESLEAVDDQQKQLLVNKMECHCLQEKNAFWKDYCKKEEIVSSPLNMLMLMPFLMASQIKKTAEKHLDEFKLSLEDIDIQEQEIFVDELKSYLKNKEEEFCREYSNIYTKTSMQLFASGALIGFIGKSTFGKASNGQDRYLVKTEEHPNIDEPLKSRWREERNEYGQLQYASRGCRSSARGIKDNPKFTDEGTGIVNQMILDAGARF; this is encoded by the exons ATGGATTCCAG AAACCAACCCATCCAACTGGTACACACAGATGAATCTGGGCAACTGCAACTAAATGAATCTGCTGTACAGACCTGTTTTCTGGATGGAGAGATATCAGATTACCCTCTGTGTCTAATATGTGTGATCGGAGAGAAACGTCGGGGCAAATCCTTCCTCATGAACTACATACTCAGGGCTCTGTCCTGCCAG gagAACGGTCATCCACTCAGTCTGGGGGAAGATGATGATCCTCTCAGTGGATTTGAGTGGAGACATGGAGACAGCAGCACAACCAAGGGGATCTGGATCTGGAGCAAGCCCTTCATTATAGAGCGTAACAAAGAAAAG ATGGCCGTGTTTGTCCTGGATACAGAGGGATCCCtggatattcgaagtccaagAGACATTTGCTTGAAGTTGTCTGCCTTATCCATGATCCTCAGTTCCTACCTG ATTTTCAATgtgaactcaaatttgaaaacaaCAGAAATGGACTATCTTGAG ATGTATCTAGATGTTGCTCAGTATATTGGAAGATCGTTTGATCTGCTGGCCTTACAG CACCTCGATATCCTGATACGTGACTGGCAGGATTTTAAGAACTGTGGAAAAGAAGACGCCCGAGCTTATATATTTCAAGAGACTGAG AAGCTGCTAAATGGATCTTCGTACAGATTGGTGTCAGAGACCCTGAGAGGCCCATTAGCAGACTGCTCGCTCCTGCCCAACCCAGGGAGAGGTCTCCTGGTTGATAGTCAAGGGAAGTTATCAG ATATGGAAGAGGATTTCAGGAATCTTCTAACAACCTACATATTCACCCTGGTGGGAGACatttggttgcacaaaaaaacCAACAGACAAAGGGAAAATGTGACGTGTGCTCAACTGGTAAAAATATTAAAG AGAGTTGTAAACGTTTTGCAGAGTGCACCATACAGCTTTGCCTCCCCATTGCAG atgtATCGTGCctttgaaaatcaaaaaaaaattgaatcattaaagaagaacttccgaacttttaaacag TCAATAGAAGCAGATTCTCTAATCACGGAACAGAATGTGAGTCCAGCTCAAATGGAGACCAGCATCAGTGATAAGGCAGACGAACTCCTACAGAGATCTAGGcaattctttaaaggggatgatGCCCAAGAAAAAGAAAGGCTTTTAAATGAACTGGAATCCTACTTACTAGAAGAGCAGCAAGAGTTTTGTGAAGCCTACTCCAAG AGATTCTTTGATTTTAAAAATCGGAAAAGCATGCAGGACACTAAGAGAAGGTTCCTGAATTTTCTAGAGCATAAG GAACCAGAAACTCGGCATTTCATTTTGAACAATTCAAGCCCTTCTACAATACAGAGCGAGATACTTGTGGAAGTCGATCAATTAATTGATATTTATAGAGAATCCCTTGAGGCCGTTGATGACCAACAGAAGCAACTGCTCGTCAATAAAATGGAATGTCACTGCTTGCAAGAGAAAAATGCCTTCTGGAAGGATTACTGCAAG AAAGAAGAAATTGTATCATCTCCGTTGAACATGTTGATGTTGATGCCATTTTTAATGGCGTCCCAGATAAAGAAAACTGCTGAAAAGCACCTGGATGAATTTAAATTGTCACTTGAGGACATTGATATCCAAGAGCAGGAGATTTTTGTGGATGAGCTGAAATCATACTTGAAGAATAAGGAGGAGGAGTTTTGTAGAGAGTACTCCAACATCTATACCAAAACATCAATGCAGTTGTTCGCTAGTGGAGCTCTCATAGGGTTCATAGGCAAGAGCACATTTGGAAAG GCGTCTAATGGGCAAGACAGATATCTGGTTAAAACAGAAGAGCACCCTAATATTGATGAACCCTTGAAAAGTAGGTGGCGGGAGGAAAGGAATGAATATGGACAGCTTCAGTAT
- the prss8l.3.S gene encoding serine protease 27-like → MKKKMFLLALAPLLAFLGISGIAKAATECGISQVSGRIMGGQDAAQGKWPWQVSLRDVNGRHFCGGSLISNKWVVSAAHCITNPSDLSSVVVFLGSYKLSETNQQEIRVAVVKMITHPSYDKNLGINDISLLELEKEVASTNYINPVCLPAPAVNFSTGLKCWTTGWGAILPGVSLPNPKTLQEVALPIIDIQTCSQYYSTSSNKAILQPDLMICAGYVNGGKDSCQGDSGGPLVCSENNQWFLGGVVSFGVSCGKPYRPGVYTLLTPFIGWIQLIVPNVSANVRNVNFTGPFISLYNTAETLFISTFFLPCVILLLISQ, encoded by the exons AATGTGGAATCTCCCAGGTGTCTGGGCGCATTATGGGAGGGCAGGATGCAGCACAAGGCAAGTGGCCCTGGCAAGTTAGCTTGAGAGATGTGAATGGACGGCACTTCTGTGGGGGAAGCCTTATCAGTAACAAGTGGGTTGTATCTGCAGCTCACTGCATCACTAATCCCAG TGACTTATCCTCAGTTGTGGTTTTCCTTGGCTCCTACAAGCTAAGTGAGACCAACCAGCAGGAAATCCGAGTTGCAGTGGTGAAGATGATCACACATCCCAGCTATGATAAGAATCTGGGTATCAACGACATCAGCCTCTTGGAGCTTGAAAAAGAGGTAGCCTCGACAAACTACATTAACCCTGTTTGCCTCCCTGCCCCTGCTGTTAATTTCTCAACAGGCCTGAAATGTTGGACAACAGGCTGGGGAGCCATCTTGCCTGGCG TTTCTTTGCCGAATCCCAAGACCTTGCAGGAAGTGGCACTGCCAATAATTGACATTCAGACATGTTCACAGTATTATAGCACCTCCTCCAATAAGGCAATACTCCAACCTGATCTCATGATATGTGCTGGCTATGTAAACGGGGGAAAAGACTCCTGCCAG ggtgattctggtgggcccttggtttGCAGTGAGAACAATCAATGGTTCTTAGGTGGGGTGGTGAGTTTTGGCGTAAGTTGCGGGAAGCCATACAGACCTGGCGTTTACACGCTCCTGACACCCTTTATTGGCTGGATTCAGTTAATTGTTCCCAATGTCTCTGCCAATGTGCGAAATGTGAATTTCACAGGTCCATTCATTTCCCTTTATAATACAGCAGAAACCCTCTTTATTTCCACCTTCTTCCTTCCTTGTGTGATCCTTCTGCTCATCAGCCAGTGA